CAGGCATCACGCTTGATGATGCTATGCTGTCACGCATGCGGACCACGGTGACCCTCGACCCGGACGTCGAGTCGCTGCTGCGTCGGCTCATGCAACGACGCGGGATTTCTTTCAAGCAGGCGCTCAACGACGCTGTCCGCGTCGGTGCGGCGGATGGGCCGCGCGAAGAGTTCCAGACGACGACCAGGGGGCTCGGTGTCCCGACGGTGAACCTCGATCGCGCCCTGCAGATCGCGGCAGACCTCGAAGACGATGAGCTTGTCCGGCGAATGCGCAGCGGAAAGTGAAGGTCGTCGACGCAAACGTCCTGCTGTATGCGGTGAACTCCGACGCCAGTCATCACGACGCGTCGAGGGCCTGGCTCGACAAGTCCCTCAACGGTGCCGACACCGTCGGGTTTAGCTGGCTGGCGATGACCGCGTTCTTGCGGTTGGTCACCAAGGTTGGCCTTTTCCCGAACGCGATGAGCGTCGATGAGGCGCTCGATCAGGTTCGTGACTGGCTCGATGCCCCCGGTGCCCAGGTCGTCGAACCGACACAACAGCATCTCGCCGTGCTACAGCGGCTGCTGACAGCCGTCGGAGCCGGAGGAAACCTGGTGAGCGATGCGCACCTGGCTGCGATAGCCCTCGAGCATCGCGCGGGTGTGGTGTCCTACGACGCTGACTTTGCGCGATTCGGCGTGTCGTGGGCGCGACCGGACGATCTGCTCTGAGCGGCCGCGCGGGATAGGCTGAGGCAAAGAGCTACCCACGAGTAACCGGAGCTGGTGTGCCATGACCGAAACCGTCACCACAGACGCCGACCAGGCGACGAGCGCCGAGACCTTCCAGACGCTGAACCCCGCGACCGGCGAGGTGCTCGCCACGCTCCCGGTCGAGAGCGCCCAGCAGATCGCCGGCAAGCTCGCCGACGCGCGAGCCGCACAGCAGTGGTGGGCACAGATCGGCTTCGGCGCGCGCAAGGAGCGGCTGCTGAAGTGGCGTACGGCGATCAGCGCCCGCATCGAGGAGATCGCCGAGGTGATCCACCGCGAAGGTGGCAAGCCGCTGGACGACGCCCGCCTGGAGGTCATCCTGGCCGTCGAGCACATCGACTGGGCCGCCAAGAACGCACGCAAGGTCCTCGGCCGCCGCAACGTCAGCCCCGGCATGCTGCTGGCCAACTACGCAGCCTCGGTCAGCCACGTGCCGTACGGCGTCGTCGGTGTCATCGGCCCCTGGAACTATCCGGTCTTCACCCCGATGGGCTCCATCGCCTACGCGCTCGCGGCCGGCAACACGGTGCTCTTCAAGCCCAGCGAGTACACCCCTCTAGTGGGCAAGTGGCTGGTCGAGTCGATCTCCGAAGTCGTGCCGGAGCACCCGGTGCTGCAGCTGGTCACCGGGCTCGGGCAGACCGGCGCCGACCTGTGCACCAGCGGCGTCGACAAGATTGCCTTCACCGGCTCGACGGGCACCGGCAAGAAGGTGATGGCCGCCTGCGCGCAGAACCTCACCCCGGTGCTCATGGAGTGCGGTGGCAAGGACGTGCTCATCGTTGACGAGGACGCCGACGTACCGGCCGCCGTCGACGCGGCGGTCTTCGGCGGTTTCTCCAACGCCGGCCAGACCTGCATCGGCACCGAGCGTGTCTACGCCCACGAGAAGGTGTACGACGACGTCGTCGCCCGTCTCGCCGAGACCGCTCGCTCGCTGGTGCCCGGCGATGACACCGGTGCGTCGTACGGCCCGATGACCATGCCCTCGCAGCTGGACATCGTGCGCCGGCACGTCGACGACGCGCTGGACCGGGGTGCGCGGGCCGTGGTCGGCGGGCGCGACTCGGTGGGCGAGCGGTACGTCGCCCCCGTCGTACTCGCCGATGTGCCTGAGGACAGCCTCGCGGTGACCGAGGAGACGTTTGGCCCGACCATCACCGTCGGCAAGTTCGCGACCGTCGACGAAGCGATCAAGAAGGCCAACGCCACCCGCTACGGACTGGGCGCCGCCGTGTTCTCCAAGTCGCGCGGCGAGCTGATCGCCGAGCGCCTGCGCACCGGAATGGTCTCGATCAACTCGGTGGTCTCGTTTGCCGGCATGGCATCTCTGCCGTTCGGCGGGGTGGGGGACTCCGGCTTCGGCCGCATCCACGGCGCCGACGGGCTGCGCGAGTTCGCCCGCGCTCAGTCGATCGCCCGGCTGCGCGTGCCGATCCCGCTGAACGTCACGAGCCTCGCGCGGCGCCCCGGAATGCTCAAGATGCTCGGCAAGGCGGTCGCTAAGCGCTTCGGCGCCTAAGCGCGTCGGCCATCGCCTCGACGGCCTGCTCCAGCAGCGCTCGCGGCATCGCGAAGTTCAGCCGCACGTGGCCGGCACCAGCCGCGCCGCACTGCAGGCCGTCGGTGAGCTGTACGCCGGCCTGCTCGGCGAAGAACGCATACGGATCGGCAAGATCGAGCTGGCGGCAGTCCAGCCACGCGAGGTAGGTCCCCTCGGGCTGCCGGTAGCCGACCTCGGGCAGCAGCTCCTCGAGCATCGTGCCCAGCGCGGCCCGGTTGCCGGCCACATAGGCCATGACGTCATCGAGCCATGGCTTGCCCTCGGCGTACGCCGCGGTGTTGGCGATGACCCCGACCGTCGACGTGCCATGCGATGCCCACCACCCAGCGTCGTCGAAGCGGGCCAGGTCGGCAGCGTTGCTGAACAGCAGCTGCGCGCATTTGAGGCCTGGGAGATTCCAGGCCTTGGATGCTGAGGTTGCGGTGACCGTGTGCGCGGCGGCCGCCTCGCTGACCGTCGCATACGGGACGTGCCGTGCTCCGGCGTACACCAGCGGGGCGTGGATCTCGTCGGAGAAGACGCGCGCGCCGCGCCGCTGCACGACCTCGCTGATCGCCTGCATCTCCTCGGCGGTGTAGACCTTGCCGATCGGGTTGTGCGGGTTGCACATCACCAGCAGGCCGCCGCCGGCGAGCGCGGCGTCCAGGTCGTCGAGGTCGAGTCGCCAGCCGCCGGCCTCGCGCACCATCGGCAGCTCGATGAGCTCGCGGTCGTGCAAGCCGGGGACGGTTAAAAACGGCATGTACGCCGGAGTCGGCAGCACGATCGGCGTACCCGGCTCGCTGAAGGTCTCCATCGCCTCCTCGAAGCCGCGGATGACATCAGGCAGCAGCCGCACCCGCTGCGGTGAGACGTCCCAGCCGTACTGGTCTGCATGCCACTGCGCGGTCGCCTCGCGCAGCCGCTGGTCAAGAGCAGGAGGCAGGTAGCCTAAGAGCCCGTCATCGACCGCGGCGTGCAGCGCAGCGGCGACCTCTGGCGCGACCCCGAAGTCCATCTCGGCGACCCACGCGCCGATCTGGTCGGGGTAGCGGGACCATTTCAGCCCGCCGATTCGGCGCAGCTGCTCAAGCGTCGGCTCCTGCACGGTGTCCTCCTCGGGCTGGTCACGGGCGCTGCGCACACGCTATCGGCGCCTGTACCCCGTCGCGTGCCGCGGCACCTGGATCGAGGGCTGCGGCAAACAACACAGGTCAGCCGGTGTGCCCCGTCACGGCGAGTTGCTAGATTGCTGGTTACCGATTTTCCGTAGCGGTCACGCCGACGCACCACACTTGCTCTGGCCGGCCGCCCTACCGACGCACCGGCAGTACGGCGGCGTCGACCAAGCAGAGCAACGGAGTTCTAGTGGCACGCGATTTTTCGGTTGTGGGAGTCGTCGGTCTCGGCACGATGGGCGCAGGCATCGCAGAGGTGTTTGCCCGGTCGGGGATCGACGTGGTGGCATTCGAGCGCGACGACGAGGGGCTAGAGCGCGGCAAGGGCTTCGTCGAACGCTCGATTGAGCGCGGCGTCGCGCGCGGCAAGCTGGAGCAGCCCGAGGCGGACGCAATCCACGAGCGGGTCCAGTACACGACCAGCTGGGACGACTTCGCGCGCTGCGAGCTCGTGATCGAGGCCGTGCCCGAGCAGATGGACATCAAGCTCGAGATCTTCGACCGTCTCGACTCGATCTGTCAGCCCGACACGATCCTGGCGACCAACACCTCGTCGCTGTCGGTGACCGAGATCGCCGTCGCGACCGCGCGGCCCAGCAAGGTCGTCGGGATGCACTTCTTCAACCCCGCGCCGATCATGGAGCTGGTCGAGGTCATCACCACGGTCGTCACCGACCAGAGCGTGGTCGAGGACATCGAGGCGCTGTGCAAGAAGATCGGCAAGATCGACGTCACCGTCGCCGACAAGGCCGGGTTCATCGCCAACGCACTGCTGTTTGGCTACCTCAACCACGCCGTCGGGATGTTCGAGGACAACTACGCCTCGCGCGAGGACATCGACGCGGCCATGCGCTACGGATGCGGCCTGCCGATGGGCCCGCTCGCGCTGATGGACCTGATCGGGATGGACACGGCATACGAGATCCTGGACACGATGTATCGCCAGGGCCGCAACCGGATGCACGCGCCACGCCCGCTGATCAAGCAGATGGCAACCGCCGGGCTCAAAGGCCGCAAGTCCGGGCGCGGCTTCTACACCTACGAAGGCCCGGGATCACCGAAGCTCGTCGAAGACCGGCTGACCCCCAAGCCGGACGCCGACCCGTCGGCCAAGGTCGATGTCACCGGCAAGAAGATCGGCGTGGTGGGCTCGGGAACCATGGCCACCGGCATCGTCGAGGTCTTCGCCAAGGCCGGGTTTGACACGACGTACGTCGCACGTAGCCAGGAGAAGGCTGACGGCGTACGCGCCGCCATCACCAAGTCGCTGGAGAAGGCGGTCGGGCGCGGCAAGCTGACCGAGGACGCGCGCGACGCGGCGCTCGGCAAGCTGACCGGCGCCACGGAGCTCGATGCGCTGGCCGACTGCGATGTCGTCGTCGAGGCGATCGCCGAGGAGCTCGGCATCAAGCAGGTGCTGTTTGCCAACCTCGACGAGATCGTCAAGGACGGCGCGATCCTCGCCACCACGACCTCCAGCCTGCCGGTCATCGACCTCGCGACGCAGACCGAGCGGCCGGAGAAGGTGATCGGCATCCACTTCTTCAACCCGGCGCCGATCATGAAGCTCGTCGAGGTCGTGCACACCATCGCCACCGACGACGACACGCAGGCGCAGACGCTCGCGCTGGTGAAGGCGATCGGCAAGCACCCGGTCACCTGCGCTGACCGCGCGGGCTTCATCGTCAACGCGCTGCTGTTTCCCTACCTCAACGACGCGATCAAGATGGTCGAGGCCAACTACGCCACGGCCGACGACATCGACATCGCGATGAAGGTCGGCTGTGGCTACCCGATGGGTCCGTTCGAGCTGCTGGATACGGTCGGGCTCGACGTGTCGCTGGCGATCGAGCAGACCCTCTTCCGCGAGTTCCGAGAGCAGGGCATGGCCCCCGCGCCGCTGCTGGAGCATCTGGTGACCGCGGGCTTCCTGGGGCGCAAGTCCAAGAAGGGCTTCCGCGACTACCGCAAGTAGTCACCCGCGCCACGTGCGATCGTCGTCGCGGCGACGGCGTCGTCACATAGTGTGGTCACGAGATGAGTGAGTTCCTCGCGCAGTTGGTGCGCACCGCTACCGACGACCCGCAGCACGGGTGGATCGAGGCCAAGGAGCCGAACGGCGAGTTCGAGCGGCGGACCTGGGCGCAGATCCACCAGCGTGCCCTGCGCGTCGCCGGCGGCCTGCGGGCTGCCGGTGTGCGCCCCGGTGATGCCGTCGCGTTGTTTGTGGGCGCCCCGGCCGACGTCGCGGTCGCTGCCCAAGGCTGTTGGCTGGCCGGTGCGAGCGTCACGATGCTGCACCAGCCGACCGCGCGCACCGACCTCGGTTCGTACGCCGCGGACACCGTCGGTGTCTTGCGGATGGTCGGTGCGCGCGCCTTGGTGCTGGGGGCGCCGTACGCGGCCCTGGCCGGCGACTTCCAGAAGGCGCTCGGTGACGACCTACCCGTGCGCTCGGTCGACGAGCTGCTGGCCGCTGAGCCGGTCGATGCCGACCCGCAGGTCAGCGACGAGTCGTCGGTCGCGCTGCTGCAGCTGACCTCGGGCTCGACCTCCCATCCGAAGGCCGTGCGGATCAGCCACGGCAACCTGATCAGCAACATGCGGGCGATGGTCGAGGCCGCGCAGATCGTCTCCGACGACGTGATGGTCAGCTGGCTGCCGACCTTCCACGACATGGGCATGGTCGGCTTCTTGACCGTCCCGATGACGTTCGGGATCAAGCTGGTGAAGATGACGCCGGCCGATCTGCTGGCCAGCCCGACGAGCTGGATGCGGGCGATCAGCGACTATCGCGGCACGATCACCGCCTCGCCCAACTTCGCTTACGCGCTGGCCACGCGGGCGCTGACCAAGGCGAGCGACCTCGACCTGAGCTCGCTGCGCATCGCGCTCAACGGCGCCGAGCCGGTCGACCCAAAGGCCACCGCAGGCTTCGCGGCGGCTGGGGAGCGCTTCGGGCTCGACCCGGGATGCGTGCTGTGCGCCTACGGCATGGCCGAGGCTACGCTCGCGGTCAGCTTCGCACCGCTGGGTCTCGGCCTGGAGGTCGACACCATCGACCAGGCCGCTCTCTCGCGCACCGGCCGCGCCATACCGTCGAGCGAGGGTACGACGTCGTCGTTTGCCATGCTCGGCCGCCCACTGTCCGGTCTGACCGTCCAGATCCGCAGCGAAGGCGAAGTGCTTGGCGAGCGCCAGGCGGGGGAGATCTTCGTGCGGGGCACGGCGGTCACCGACGGCTACCTGACGGTCGACGGGTACGCCGCCGCGCAGGACGCCGACGGGTGGCTTGCCACCGGCGACGAGGGCTACCTCGTCGATGACCAGATCGTGGTCTGCGGTCGCACCAAGGACCTGATCATCCTGGCCGGACGCAACATCTACCCGACCGACATCGAGCGGGTCGCTGAGGCGGTGGACGGCGTACGCGCCGGAAACTCCGCAGCCGTGTCACTGCTGGGTGACGGACGCGAGAGCTTTGCGGTGGCCGTCGAGTCGACGTACGCCGATGATCGCGAGCAGTCCGAGCGCATCCGTCAGGAGGTCGCCCGCGCCGTCAACCACGCGCTGGACGCTCGGCCGGCGCAGGTCGTCGTGGTCGCGCCGGGCTGGCTGCCGAAGACGCCGTCGGGCAAGATTCAGCGCAGCCGGGTCCGCGAGCGCCTGGAGACCGGCGATGCCCCGACATAACCGCCGCGCGGCACCGCCGCAGCGCTCCGTTGCGCGCGGCGCGGTCTTCGGCGGCGCGAGCCGGCTCGAGTGGCGCGGCGAGCAGTGGCTCATGCAGCCGGTCACCGGCGGCTCGGGCAAGACCTATCGCTGCCCCGGCTGCGACCAGGAGATTCGTCCCGGAACCGGGCACGTCGTGGCATGGCCGGAGTACGACGCCGACGACCGCCGACACTGGCACACGCAGTGCTGGGCCGCGCGTGATCGGCGTACTCCCGGCGTCGTCCGCGCGCGCAACGCGCCGCGCTACGGACGTGGCCGGTGAGCGGGTCGTCCACGCTCACCGTCGCCAGCTTCAACATCCGCTTCCAGACCCGCAAGGACGGCCGCAACAACTGGCCGCGTCGGCGCCGGGCCGTGGCATCGCTGGTGCGCTCCTGGGAGGCCGATGTCCTTGCCTTGCAGGAGGTCCTGCCGCGTCAGCGCCGCTATCTCCAGCGCCATCTCGACGGATATGAGTGGTACGGCGCCGGGCGCGCCGACGGCCGCGACGAGGGGGAGCAGAGCCCGGTTGCCTTACGCAGCAGCCGTTTTCATGCGCGCGAGTGGCGCACGCGCTGGCTCTCGCTGACTCCGGACGTGCCCGGGTCGCTCGGTTGGGATGCCCGGATCCCACGGGTGGCGACCGTCGTACTCGCCACTGCTGCACAGCCTGGGCCGGATGAGGAGATCGGGATCATCAGCACGCACTTCGACCACCGCAGTGCGGCCGCGCGCCGCGGCGGTGCGGAGCTGATCGTGCAGACCGTCATGGCCGATGCCGACCGGGACTGGGTCGTGATGGGCGATCTCAACGCAGCGCACGACAGCGACGTGCTCGCGATCCTGCGCGAGGGTGGCCTTCGCTCAGTGCTGCCCGACGATGCCGGCGGCACGCTGCACGGCTGGAGCGGGCGGCGCGACGGGGCGCGGATCGACCACATCCTCGTGCATGGACGCTGGGTCGTCGAGGATGCGTGGATCGACCACACCGAGCCCGATGGCAGGCTCGCGAGCGACCATTGGCCGGTGCTCGCGCGCCTGCGCCGGGGATGAGCTACTCGCCCAACAGCTTCAGCAGTGCGCTGCGGTACGTGTGAAAAGCCGCGCGGCCCTCGTGGGTCAGCCGCACGTAGGTCACCGGCTTGCGGCCGGAGAACGTCTTGCTGGTCGCGACATATCCGGCCTGCTCCAGCTTGGCCAGGTGAGTGGTGAGGTTGCCGGCGGTCAGCTCGAGATCGCGCTGCAGGCGAGGAAAGGTCACCTCGTCGTCGGGGTCCACCAGCGAGGTATCGAGGTGCGTCACGATGCGCAGGCGCACCGGCGCGTGGATGACCGGGTCGAGATCCATGCTCATCGCGGTTGCTGCCCGCGTCGCAGCAGGATCCAAGCGCCGACAAAGAATACGAATCCGGCCGCCGCGTAGACCAGCAGGTGGTGTGGCGCGCCCACGAATGTCGCGATCACGACCGCGATGAGCAGTGCCACGCCGGCGCCGTACTGATCGATGTCGACGCCGCGGCGCCCGGCCGTGCTCCCGGCCAGGTAGAGCGCCCCGATCAGCAGCGTGAACGTGCCCGGGAACAGCAGGGAGGCCTGCGTGGCATCCAGGCCTGCACGCACCAGACCAATGTCAAAGAGCATCAGGACCAAGGTGCCGAGGGCAAACGAGATCCCGTAGAGCGCACCGACCCGGTTGCTCGGTCCGCGGTGGCCCGATCCCATGGTGATGCCCAAGGTTGCCGACACCACGATGCCGGCTATGACCAGTCCGCCGAGGATCCACCATTGCACGCCGTCGGGCAGCGTGAACCAGGGATTGCCACCGTCAGCGCCGCTCCAGACGGCCAGGTAGCCGACCAGCCAGACGACGCCCCAGACAGCGACGATCGCGGCGGTGGATCGCAACTCGCGACGTGAGGCGTGAGCTCGCTCTTTGTCGATGAGCGCCACGGCCTCGGCGGGCTGCAGAGTGGGCGCACCTTCGGTAGTCATGCCTTCAAGTTTGCAACGCAAACCACTTTGCGTCAAGACAAGTGCTCGCAGAAAAGTGTGGGCTGTCAGCCACTAGGTGGCTGACAGCCCACATCTTCGGACGGGGAGGTGCCTCGCGGTTAGCGGCGGGGGCGGCGCGGGCGGATCGCGCTGATCTGACGCGTGCGCTCGGCCGGCTCGTCGGAGCGCACGCCGGAGGCCAGCGCGGCGGCCTTCTGCTGCGCCGCGACACCTGGTGCCGACTGCGGGGTGGCACCGGCGTGCTGCGGTACGCCGGGCTGCTGGTTTGGCTCGAGCTGCACCGTCGCATCGACGACCTCGGTCTCGGCAGCGGCCTCGGTGTCGGTCACCTCGTCCGGGCCTGTCTCGGTCGAGTCCTCGGGCTGCTGCGCCGACGCCGCGTCGTGCGCCTCGGCCTCCGGCGCGTGCTGCTCGGGTGCCGGCTGATCTGGCGCCTCTGCCGCCGGTACGCCGTTAGGGCCTTCGCCTTGGTCCGCGGCTTGCTGGTGCGCCTCACCCGAGCTATCGACCTCGGCATCGCGAG
The nucleotide sequence above comes from Epidermidibacterium keratini. Encoded proteins:
- a CDS encoding antitoxin, translated to MRTTVTLDPDVESLLRRLMQRRGISFKQALNDAVRVGAADGPREEFQTTTRGLGVPTVNLDRALQIAADLEDDELVRRMRSGK
- a CDS encoding type II toxin-antitoxin system VapC family toxin produces the protein MKVVDANVLLYAVNSDASHHDASRAWLDKSLNGADTVGFSWLAMTAFLRLVTKVGLFPNAMSVDEALDQVRDWLDAPGAQVVEPTQQHLAVLQRLLTAVGAGGNLVSDAHLAAIALEHRAGVVSYDADFARFGVSWARPDDLL
- a CDS encoding aldehyde dehydrogenase family protein, which gives rise to MTETVTTDADQATSAETFQTLNPATGEVLATLPVESAQQIAGKLADARAAQQWWAQIGFGARKERLLKWRTAISARIEEIAEVIHREGGKPLDDARLEVILAVEHIDWAAKNARKVLGRRNVSPGMLLANYAASVSHVPYGVVGVIGPWNYPVFTPMGSIAYALAAGNTVLFKPSEYTPLVGKWLVESISEVVPEHPVLQLVTGLGQTGADLCTSGVDKIAFTGSTGTGKKVMAACAQNLTPVLMECGGKDVLIVDEDADVPAAVDAAVFGGFSNAGQTCIGTERVYAHEKVYDDVVARLAETARSLVPGDDTGASYGPMTMPSQLDIVRRHVDDALDRGARAVVGGRDSVGERYVAPVVLADVPEDSLAVTEETFGPTITVGKFATVDEAIKKANATRYGLGAAVFSKSRGELIAERLRTGMVSINSVVSFAGMASLPFGGVGDSGFGRIHGADGLREFARAQSIARLRVPIPLNVTSLARRPGMLKMLGKAVAKRFGA
- a CDS encoding MalY/PatB family protein, which codes for MQEPTLEQLRRIGGLKWSRYPDQIGAWVAEMDFGVAPEVAAALHAAVDDGLLGYLPPALDQRLREATAQWHADQYGWDVSPQRVRLLPDVIRGFEEAMETFSEPGTPIVLPTPAYMPFLTVPGLHDRELIELPMVREAGGWRLDLDDLDAALAGGGLLVMCNPHNPIGKVYTAEEMQAISEVVQRRGARVFSDEIHAPLVYAGARHVPYATVSEAAAAHTVTATSASKAWNLPGLKCAQLLFSNAADLARFDDAGWWASHGTSTVGVIANTAAYAEGKPWLDDVMAYVAGNRAALGTMLEELLPEVGYRQPEGTYLAWLDCRQLDLADPYAFFAEQAGVQLTDGLQCGAAGAGHVRLNFAMPRALLEQAVEAMADALRRRSA
- a CDS encoding 3-hydroxyacyl-CoA dehydrogenase family protein, with product MARDFSVVGVVGLGTMGAGIAEVFARSGIDVVAFERDDEGLERGKGFVERSIERGVARGKLEQPEADAIHERVQYTTSWDDFARCELVIEAVPEQMDIKLEIFDRLDSICQPDTILATNTSSLSVTEIAVATARPSKVVGMHFFNPAPIMELVEVITTVVTDQSVVEDIEALCKKIGKIDVTVADKAGFIANALLFGYLNHAVGMFEDNYASREDIDAAMRYGCGLPMGPLALMDLIGMDTAYEILDTMYRQGRNRMHAPRPLIKQMATAGLKGRKSGRGFYTYEGPGSPKLVEDRLTPKPDADPSAKVDVTGKKIGVVGSGTMATGIVEVFAKAGFDTTYVARSQEKADGVRAAITKSLEKAVGRGKLTEDARDAALGKLTGATELDALADCDVVVEAIAEELGIKQVLFANLDEIVKDGAILATTTSSLPVIDLATQTERPEKVIGIHFFNPAPIMKLVEVVHTIATDDDTQAQTLALVKAIGKHPVTCADRAGFIVNALLFPYLNDAIKMVEANYATADDIDIAMKVGCGYPMGPFELLDTVGLDVSLAIEQTLFREFREQGMAPAPLLEHLVTAGFLGRKSKKGFRDYRK
- a CDS encoding fatty acyl-AMP ligase translates to MSEFLAQLVRTATDDPQHGWIEAKEPNGEFERRTWAQIHQRALRVAGGLRAAGVRPGDAVALFVGAPADVAVAAQGCWLAGASVTMLHQPTARTDLGSYAADTVGVLRMVGARALVLGAPYAALAGDFQKALGDDLPVRSVDELLAAEPVDADPQVSDESSVALLQLTSGSTSHPKAVRISHGNLISNMRAMVEAAQIVSDDVMVSWLPTFHDMGMVGFLTVPMTFGIKLVKMTPADLLASPTSWMRAISDYRGTITASPNFAYALATRALTKASDLDLSSLRIALNGAEPVDPKATAGFAAAGERFGLDPGCVLCAYGMAEATLAVSFAPLGLGLEVDTIDQAALSRTGRAIPSSEGTTSSFAMLGRPLSGLTVQIRSEGEVLGERQAGEIFVRGTAVTDGYLTVDGYAAAQDADGWLATGDEGYLVDDQIVVCGRTKDLIILAGRNIYPTDIERVAEAVDGVRAGNSAAVSLLGDGRESFAVAVESTYADDREQSERIRQEVARAVNHALDARPAQVVVVAPGWLPKTPSGKIQRSRVRERLETGDAPT
- a CDS encoding ATP/GTP-binding protein, which gives rise to MPRHNRRAAPPQRSVARGAVFGGASRLEWRGEQWLMQPVTGGSGKTYRCPGCDQEIRPGTGHVVAWPEYDADDRRHWHTQCWAARDRRTPGVVRARNAPRYGRGR
- a CDS encoding endonuclease/exonuclease/phosphatase family protein, encoding MSGSSTLTVASFNIRFQTRKDGRNNWPRRRRAVASLVRSWEADVLALQEVLPRQRRYLQRHLDGYEWYGAGRADGRDEGEQSPVALRSSRFHAREWRTRWLSLTPDVPGSLGWDARIPRVATVVLATAAQPGPDEEIGIISTHFDHRSAAARRGGAELIVQTVMADADRDWVVMGDLNAAHDSDVLAILREGGLRSVLPDDAGGTLHGWSGRRDGARIDHILVHGRWVVEDAWIDHTEPDGRLASDHWPVLARLRRG
- a CDS encoding transcriptional regulator gives rise to the protein MSMDLDPVIHAPVRLRIVTHLDTSLVDPDDEVTFPRLQRDLELTAGNLTTHLAKLEQAGYVATSKTFSGRKPVTYVRLTHEGRAAFHTYRSALLKLLGE